In Micromonospora sp. WMMD980, the following are encoded in one genomic region:
- a CDS encoding GntG family PLP-dependent aldolase: protein MIDLRTDTVTRPTPAMREAMAAAEVGDDVYAEDPTVTALEAEVAALFGNEAALFAPSGSMANQLALQLLVPPGDELLCDADAHVVTYEVGAAAAYSGISSRTWPAVGAELDPDVVAGMIRPDGYFAVPTRAVAVEQTHNRGGGGVIPLSTLRRLRAVTDEHGLALHCDGARIWHAHVADGVPLAEYGVLFDTLSVCLSKGLGAPVGSLVVGSAEKIARARFLRKRMGGGMRQVGILAAAGRYALAHHVERLADDHAKAARLAEAVAPHGVLATGVRTNIVPLDLTKHPLDAHALAAATRAEGLLISVLGPRTARLVTHLDVTDAQIDRAADVLTAALRA, encoded by the coding sequence TTGATCGACCTGAGGACCGACACCGTGACCCGGCCGACGCCGGCGATGCGGGAGGCCATGGCCGCCGCCGAGGTGGGCGACGACGTCTACGCCGAGGATCCGACCGTGACCGCGCTCGAGGCCGAGGTGGCCGCCCTGTTCGGGAACGAGGCGGCGCTGTTCGCCCCGAGCGGCTCGATGGCCAACCAGCTCGCCCTGCAACTGCTCGTCCCGCCCGGCGACGAGCTGCTCTGCGACGCCGACGCGCACGTGGTCACGTACGAGGTCGGCGCCGCCGCGGCGTACTCCGGAATCTCGTCGCGGACCTGGCCGGCGGTGGGCGCGGAGCTGGACCCCGACGTGGTCGCCGGGATGATCCGGCCGGACGGCTACTTCGCGGTGCCCACCCGGGCGGTCGCGGTGGAGCAGACCCACAACCGGGGCGGCGGCGGGGTGATCCCGCTGTCCACGCTGCGCCGGCTGCGCGCGGTCACCGACGAGCACGGGCTCGCGCTGCACTGCGACGGGGCCCGGATCTGGCACGCGCACGTGGCCGACGGGGTGCCGTTGGCCGAGTACGGCGTGCTGTTCGACACGCTGTCGGTCTGCCTCTCCAAGGGGTTGGGCGCGCCGGTCGGCTCGCTGGTGGTGGGCAGCGCCGAGAAGATCGCCCGGGCCCGGTTCCTGCGCAAGCGGATGGGCGGCGGCATGCGGCAGGTGGGCATCCTCGCCGCCGCCGGCCGGTACGCGCTGGCGCACCACGTGGAGCGGCTCGCCGACGACCACGCGAAGGCCGCCCGGCTCGCCGAGGCGGTCGCCCCGCACGGCGTGCTCGCGACCGGGGTGCGGACCAACATCGTGCCGCTGGACCTGACCAAGCATCCGCTCGACGCGCACGCCCTCGCCGCCGCCACCCGGGCGGAGGGTCTGCTGATCTCGGTGCTCGGGCCGCGAACCGCCCGGCTGGTCACCCACCTGGACGTCACCGACGCCCAGATCGACCGCGCCGCGGACGTCCTGACCGCGGCGCTGCGAGCCTGA
- a CDS encoding deoxyribonuclease IV — protein sequence MRNRADDRRRVGSHTPTSGGLARAALPYAEAAGSEVVQVYVANSRGWALPAGDPAQDALFRDGCGERGLPVFIHASLLVNLGSPTPATVTRSAETLAHALRRGRAIGAEGVVFHAGSSVDAGHAEAALRQVRKSLLPLLDATAAAGGPMLLVEPSAGGGRSLASRVEHLGPYLDAVDGHPMLGVCFDTCHAWAAGHDLAAEGGMTTTLDTLVDTVGADRLRLVHANDSKDLCGSTRDRHENIGKGSIGEPAFAELMRHPATAGVPVLVETPSEKHVGHAADIATLRRLRP from the coding sequence GTGCGGAACCGGGCCGACGACCGCAGGCGGGTGGGCTCGCACACCCCCACCTCCGGTGGGCTCGCCCGGGCGGCGCTGCCGTACGCCGAGGCGGCCGGCTCCGAGGTGGTGCAGGTCTACGTCGCCAACTCGCGCGGCTGGGCGCTGCCGGCCGGCGACCCGGCGCAGGACGCGCTGTTCCGCGACGGCTGCGGCGAGCGGGGCCTGCCCGTCTTCATCCACGCCTCGCTGCTGGTCAACCTCGGCTCCCCCACCCCGGCCACGGTCACCCGGTCGGCCGAGACGCTGGCCCACGCGCTGCGGCGGGGCCGGGCCATCGGCGCCGAGGGCGTGGTGTTCCACGCCGGCAGCTCGGTCGACGCCGGGCACGCCGAGGCGGCCCTGCGTCAGGTGCGGAAGTCGTTGCTGCCGCTGCTCGACGCGACCGCGGCGGCCGGTGGGCCGATGCTGCTTGTCGAGCCGAGCGCCGGGGGCGGCCGGTCGTTGGCCTCCCGGGTCGAGCACCTCGGCCCCTACCTGGACGCGGTCGACGGGCACCCGATGCTGGGCGTCTGCTTCGACACCTGCCACGCCTGGGCCGCCGGGCACGACCTGGCCGCCGAGGGTGGCATGACCACCACGCTGGACACGCTCGTCGACACCGTGGGCGCCGACCGGCTACGACTGGTGCACGCCAACGACTCGAAGGACCTGTGCGGCTCCACCCGGGACCGGCACGAGAACATCGGCAAGGGCAGCATCGGCGAGCCGGCGTTCGCGGAGCTGATGCGCCACCCGGCGACGGCGGGCGTACCGGTGCTGGTGGAGACGCCCAGCGAGAAGCACGTCGGCCACGCGGCCGACATCGCCACCCTCAGGCGCCTCCGCCCCTGA
- a CDS encoding 3-deoxy-7-phosphoheptulonate synthase class II encodes MRHEWHQLSHPAVGSPGLQTSRPTADSAEDVALGLDRWRELPRAQTPPWGDPAQVAQVCTVLDTVPSVVAPYEVDQLRRRLALVCEGKAFLLQGGDCAETFADNTESHLLANARTLLQMAIVLTYGASLPVVKVARVAGQYTKPRSLPTDARGLPAYRGDMINSLEATPEARVADPQRMIRAYANSAAAMNMLRAYLAGGLADLHAVHDWNKDFVRRSPAGERYEAIAREIDRAIAFIRACGMTDEEALRTVTLYCSHEALALEYDRALTRISDRRAYGLSGHFLWIGERTRQLDGAHIDFISRIANPIGVKLGPTTTPDEAIELCEKLNPDNVPGRLTLISRMGNHRVRDALPPIVAKVTAAGAKVVWQCDPMHGNTHESSNGYKTRHFDRIVDEVLGYFEVHRGLETHPGGLHVELTGEDVTECLGGAQGIEDLDLPDRYETACDPRLNTQQSLELAFLVAEMLRG; translated from the coding sequence ATGCGCCATGAGTGGCACCAGCTGAGTCACCCCGCCGTGGGCAGCCCGGGTCTGCAGACCAGCCGCCCGACCGCCGACTCCGCCGAGGACGTGGCCCTCGGCCTCGACCGCTGGCGTGAGCTGCCGCGCGCGCAGACCCCGCCCTGGGGCGACCCGGCCCAGGTCGCCCAGGTCTGCACGGTGCTGGACACGGTGCCGTCGGTGGTCGCGCCCTACGAGGTCGACCAGTTGCGGCGGCGGCTCGCCCTGGTCTGCGAGGGCAAGGCGTTCCTGCTCCAGGGCGGCGACTGCGCGGAGACCTTCGCCGACAACACCGAGAGCCACCTGCTGGCCAACGCCCGCACCCTGCTCCAGATGGCGATCGTGCTCACCTACGGCGCGTCGCTACCGGTGGTCAAGGTGGCCCGGGTCGCCGGCCAGTACACCAAGCCCCGGTCCCTGCCCACCGACGCCCGCGGCCTGCCGGCCTACCGCGGCGACATGATCAACTCGCTGGAGGCCACGCCCGAGGCGCGGGTCGCCGACCCGCAGCGCATGATCCGGGCGTACGCCAACTCGGCCGCCGCGATGAACATGCTGCGCGCCTATCTGGCCGGCGGCCTGGCCGACCTGCACGCGGTGCACGACTGGAACAAGGACTTCGTCCGGCGGTCACCGGCCGGCGAGCGCTACGAGGCGATCGCCCGGGAGATCGACCGGGCCATCGCCTTCATCCGGGCCTGCGGGATGACCGACGAGGAGGCCCTGCGGACGGTCACGCTCTACTGCTCGCACGAGGCCCTCGCGCTGGAGTACGACCGGGCGCTCACCCGCATCTCCGACCGGCGGGCGTACGGGCTGTCCGGGCACTTCCTCTGGATCGGCGAGCGGACCCGGCAGCTCGACGGGGCGCACATCGACTTCATCTCCCGGATCGCCAACCCGATCGGCGTCAAGCTCGGCCCCACCACCACGCCGGACGAGGCGATCGAGCTGTGCGAGAAGCTCAACCCGGACAATGTCCCCGGCCGGCTCACGCTGATCAGCCGGATGGGCAACCACCGGGTTCGCGACGCGCTGCCGCCCATCGTCGCCAAGGTCACCGCCGCCGGCGCGAAGGTGGTCTGGCAGTGCGATCCCATGCACGGCAACACCCACGAGTCCTCCAACGGCTACAAGACCCGGCACTTCGACCGGATCGTCGACGAGGTGCTCGGCTACTTCGAGGTGCACCGCGGCCTGGAGACCCACCCGGGCGGCCTGCACGTCGAGCTGACCGGCGAGGACGTCACCGAGTGCCTCGGCGGCGCCCAGGGCATCGAGGACCTCGACCTGCCCGACCGGTACGAGACCGCCTGCGACCCACGACTGAACACCCAGCAGTCGCTGGAGCTGGCCTTCCTGGTTGCGGAGATGCTCCGTGGCTGA